A genome region from Macaca fascicularis isolate 582-1 chromosome 3, T2T-MFA8v1.1 includes the following:
- the LOC141409950 gene encoding uncharacterized protein isoform X1 yields MQAGNPRAAAGNRKAREPGSAAAPAREPRAHRGARVGRKAALGRSVGARGQGHGSRRPAEVASRGEARTSELPRATRRPSFRGPSPVAAGKGAGATRPPPPGAMNRAFSQCVVQAWPPRPVRGDSGPGPARSPAALGVLCPRVPRPGRHSARPRFGCSGLARRLGSAAAAQVTATPRLGAGPAPPPPPLLGPGGCRHSPASLWCPKGSRDASAWSLGLGPGESPVPPRSGCVPQPPGLPRLELRATRRPPPPPPLPARPSSSRRRRLHHATSALSPSLRGSPPSSASPAPATAGEKLLGEGRNAPPSASGAGEPRNRRRHRPASPRRGRGPESSRPPADAGGPGGAPSAAEAPASVGSFYLRARGPCPGHPSHPRPGAPDSPPGFTASLALGPPRRTPSRHFGPRERG; encoded by the coding sequence CCGCGGCAGGGAACCGGAAAGCGAGAGAGCCCGGCTCGGCGGCTGCTCCTGCGCGCGAGCCCAGGGCTCACAGGGGAGCACGCGTCGGCCGGAAAGCAGCGCTGGGGAGAAGCGTGGGCGCGAGGGGGCAAGGGCACGGGTCCCGGCGTCCCGCGGAGGTCGCCTCACGAGGCGAGGCGCGGACGTCCGAGCTGCCCCGTGCCACACGTCGGCCCAGCTTCCGAGGGCCCAGCCCGGTCGCGGCGGGGAAAGGTGCCGGCGCCACCAGGCCGCCGCCTCCAGGCGCGATGAATCGGGCTTTTTCCCAGTGCGTAGTCCAGGCCTGGCCGCCCCGGCCCGTCCGGGGTGACTCAGGGCCCGGCCCCGCTCGCTCTCCTGCCGCCCTCGGCGTCCTCTGCCCACGAGTCCCCCGGCCCGGCCGCCATTCCGCCCGGCCGCGTTTCGGCTGCTCAGGCCTCGCCAGGCGCCTGGGCTCGGCCGCCGCGGCCCAAGTCACTGCGACACCGCGGCTCGGGGCCGGGCctgcgccgccgccgccacctcTTCTCGGCCCCGGCGGCTGCCGACACTCACCCGCATCCCTGTGGTGCCCCAAAGGCTCCCGCGACGCCTCCGCCTGGTCGCTGGGCCTGGGCCCCGGCGAAAGCCCCGTCCCGCCAAGGTCTGGCTGCGTCCCTCAGCCACCGGGGCTGCCCCGCCTGGAGCTGCGTGCGACACGGcgcccgcctcctcctcctcccctgcccgCCCGGCCCTCCtcctcccgccgccgccgcctgcaCCACGCAACCTCCGCCCTCTCGCCTTCCCTCCGCGGCTCCCCGCCCTCTTCGGCCTCACCGGCTCCGGCGACCGCGGGGGAGAAGCTGTTGGGGGAGGGCCGGAACGCACCGCCATCGGCGTCCGGGGCGGGGGAGCCGAGAAACCGTCGTCGCCATCGCCCCGCCAGCCCGAGGCGCGGGAGGGGCCCGGAAAGCTCCCGCCCGCCCGCCGATGCCGGCGGCCCCGGGGGCGCCCCTTCCGCGGCCGAGGCCCCCGCTAGCGTGGGGAGCTTCTACCTGCGAGCCCGCGGCCCCTGCCCCGGACACCCGAGCCATCCCCGACCCGGGGCACCGGATTCTCCGCCAGGTTTTACAGCCTCCCTCGCCTTGGGGCCGCCGCGGAGGACCCCTTCCCGCCACTTCGGACCTCGCGAGCGGGGCTGA